The following proteins are encoded in a genomic region of Kineosporia corallincola:
- a CDS encoding flavoprotein: MPLEGRPALYLVACGGRPAGYLEPFIPKMQKVGWHVCVIATPSALKFMNRDAIEDLTGHKVRYDYKQPDEPDPLPPADAFVIAPATFNTINKMASGASDTLALGLLNEAIGMGRPILAVPTPNIELAKHPAFRASVQALRSWGVGLMFDPQRWPLPVPNMGAPAAELFPWADLEAAATEMLDRMVRTQTGDKG; encoded by the coding sequence ATGCCCCTCGAAGGTCGCCCTGCCCTCTATCTCGTCGCCTGTGGAGGACGGCCCGCCGGATACCTCGAGCCCTTCATCCCCAAAATGCAGAAGGTCGGCTGGCACGTGTGCGTCATCGCGACCCCATCCGCACTGAAGTTCATGAACCGCGACGCGATCGAGGACCTGACCGGCCACAAGGTCCGCTACGACTACAAGCAGCCAGACGAACCCGATCCGCTGCCCCCAGCAGACGCTTTCGTCATCGCACCAGCAACTTTCAACACCATCAACAAGATGGCCTCAGGAGCCAGCGACACCCTGGCCCTCGGGCTGCTCAACGAGGCCATCGGTATGGGACGCCCCATCCTCGCCGTCCCGACCCCCAACATCGAACTCGCCAAGCACCCAGCATTCCGCGCGAGCGTTCAGGCCCTGCGCTCCTGGGGAGTGGGCCTCATGTTCGACCCTCAGAGGTGGCCACTCCCAGTGCCGAACATGGGAGCGCCGGCAGCCGAACTTTTCCCTTGGGCCGACTTGGAAGCTGCGGCAACCGAAATGCTCGACCGCATGGTTAGGACCCAAACCGGCGACAAAGGGTAG
- a CDS encoding MFS transporter — MVIAMLNASELLPASLLTTMSASLDVSEGIIGQSVTATAILAILSSLLIAPLTRRIDRRPLLLFLGAALVISNAVVALAPDATVLLAARLVLGITVGGVWGLAASLTLRLVPAASVSRALSIVFGGATVATIAAAPLGAFFGEVIGWRGVFLVVAALSALAVLWQAFALPKMPPREGAGSDGLMVALRLPWLVPGLLGVMLFWGGAQSFNTYIRPYLETVTGLDAAGVSVVLFLFGIASFIGTILAAPLMQWNLRSVLPAAAAGQAILLALLLAFGQSWVAAAVFIASWGLFVGLAGVGWSTWVTRSYPENAERAGGLLVAAIQGSMMLGALLGGALIDNVSPTAPLTAGIAILAAAAIYVGVIMRVARDRA, encoded by the coding sequence GTGGTGATCGCCATGTTGAACGCCTCTGAACTGCTCCCCGCGAGTCTGCTCACCACGATGTCCGCGTCGTTGGATGTGTCCGAGGGGATCATCGGCCAGTCCGTCACCGCGACAGCAATTCTCGCGATCCTGAGCAGTTTGCTCATCGCGCCGCTCACCCGTCGCATCGACCGCCGCCCGCTGCTGCTGTTCCTCGGTGCCGCGTTGGTGATCTCCAACGCCGTCGTCGCGCTCGCTCCCGACGCTACCGTCCTCCTGGCCGCCCGCCTGGTGCTCGGCATCACCGTTGGTGGCGTGTGGGGCCTGGCCGCGTCCCTGACGCTGCGTCTGGTTCCCGCCGCAAGCGTGTCCCGGGCCCTGTCGATCGTGTTCGGTGGCGCCACCGTGGCGACCATCGCGGCAGCCCCGCTGGGCGCGTTCTTCGGCGAGGTCATTGGTTGGCGTGGCGTGTTCCTCGTCGTCGCCGCGCTGTCGGCCCTAGCGGTGCTATGGCAGGCATTCGCCCTACCCAAGATGCCGCCTCGCGAGGGAGCCGGTTCGGATGGCCTCATGGTCGCGCTTCGCCTGCCCTGGTTGGTCCCGGGCCTGCTGGGCGTGATGCTGTTCTGGGGCGGGGCGCAGAGCTTCAACACCTACATCCGCCCGTACCTGGAAACCGTCACGGGCCTGGACGCCGCAGGCGTTTCGGTCGTGCTGTTCCTCTTCGGGATCGCGAGCTTCATCGGCACGATCCTCGCCGCTCCACTTATGCAGTGGAACCTACGATCCGTCTTGCCAGCTGCCGCAGCGGGCCAGGCGATCCTGCTGGCGCTGCTGCTCGCCTTTGGGCAGTCCTGGGTCGCGGCCGCTGTCTTCATCGCCTCCTGGGGCCTATTCGTGGGGCTGGCGGGCGTGGGCTGGTCCACCTGGGTGACCCGCTCATACCCCGAGAACGCCGAGCGAGCGGGTGGTCTCCTGGTCGCCGCGATCCAGGGCTCGATGATGCTCGGCGCCCTTCTCGGCGGCGCCCTCATCGACAACGTTTCCCCCACCGCCCCGCTGACCGCTGGGATCGCGATCCTCGCCGCCGCAGCGATCTACGTCGGCGTCATCATGCGCGTCGCCCGCGACCGCGCGTAA
- a CDS encoding IS3 family transposase (programmed frameshift), translating to MGERRKKQYPDELRERAVRMVQESSEEYSSQWAAINSIAGKLGIGSGETLRKWVREAEAAQANSKAGKKGVSVDESPEVKRLRRENAELKRANEILKGSSGFLCGRVRPATQVLVRFIAEHVGRVTLVEGGPADAVMELNWGVEPICAVLAEYGTPIAPSTYYEHRARVMDGHLSDAEWRDALMCNEIHRVWAKNYQVYGAKKVWLQLNREGIRVARCTVERLMRFMSIEGARRGGKKPRTTISDPAAPRPADLVDRQFTPARPDSLWVADFTYVATWAGTVYVALVIDAFSRRILGWRASTNKRVELVLDALEMAMWTRGRQGVDDLTGLRHHTDAGSQYLALAMTERLAEHDILPSVGTVGDAYDNALAESEIGLYKTELIHPQAPWKDLDDVELATLEWVDWHNHRRLHSACSDLTPVEVEQIHYGTHPVLATLLPSTV from the exons ATGGGGGAACGTCGCAAGAAGCAGTATCCGGACGAGCTTCGCGAACGTGCGGTGCGCATGGTGCAGGAGTCGTCCGAGGAGTATTCGTCGCAGTGGGCCGCGATCAACTCGATCGCCGGCAAGCTGGGCATCGGCTCGGGCGAGACCCTGCGCAAGTGGGTCCGCGAGGCCGAGGCCGCCCAGGCGAACTCGAAGGCCGGGAAGAAGGGGGTCTCGGTCGATGAGTCACCGGAGGTCAAGCGCCTTCGCCGGGAGAACGCAGAACTGAAGCGAGCCAACGAAATCCTCAAGG GCAGCAGCGGGTTTCTTTGCGGCCGAGTTCGACCGGCCACGCAAGTACTAGTCCGTTTCATCGCCGAGCACGTTGGCCGGGTCACCCTCGTCGAGGGCGGCCCGGCCGATGCCGTGATGGAGCTGAACTGGGGAGTCGAACCGATCTGCGCCGTGCTGGCCGAGTACGGAACGCCGATCGCCCCGAGCACCTACTACGAGCACCGCGCCCGCGTCATGGACGGCCACCTGTCCGATGCAGAGTGGCGTGATGCCCTGATGTGCAACGAGATTCATCGCGTCTGGGCCAAGAACTACCAGGTCTACGGAGCCAAGAAGGTCTGGCTGCAGCTCAACCGTGAAGGCATCCGGGTCGCCCGGTGCACCGTCGAACGACTGATGCGGTTCATGAGCATCGAAGGCGCCCGCAGAGGCGGCAAGAAGCCCCGCACCACCATCAGCGATCCGGCCGCGCCGAGGCCGGCCGATCTGGTCGATCGGCAGTTCACTCCAGCTCGACCGGATTCGTTGTGGGTAGCGGACTTTACGTACGTAGCGACGTGGGCAGGGACCGTCTACGTGGCGCTGGTGATCGACGCGTTCTCCCGCCGCATCCTGGGCTGGCGGGCATCCACGAACAAGCGTGTTGAGCTCGTCCTGGACGCCCTGGAGATGGCCATGTGGACCCGCGGCCGGCAGGGCGTGGACGACCTGACAGGGCTGCGGCACCACACGGACGCCGGGTCTCAGTACCTTGCGCTGGCCATGACCGAGCGCCTGGCCGAGCACGACATCCTGCCCTCAGTCGGGACCGTCGGAGACGCCTACGACAACGCTCTGGCCGAGAGCGAGATTGGGCTCTACAAGACAGAACTCATCCATCCGCAGGCCCCCTGGAAGGATCTGGACGACGTCGAACTGGCGACCCTGGAATGGGTCGACTGGCACAACCACCGGCGACTGCACAGCGCCTGCAGCGACCTCACGCCCGTTGAAGTTGAGCAGATCCACTACGGCACACATCCAGTCTTGGCTACGCTGTTGCCGTCAACCGTATGA